From Verrucomicrobiota bacterium JB022, one genomic window encodes:
- a CDS encoding sigma 54-interacting transcriptional regulator: protein MPAALLSSEDRAFAEAISQLTYCDPFAPQRVELERQALGAEYTPPPRAWNLDPMAPREEANLQRMLERVREIEKQAGPGYRDGKGGKRDRHCFEDMVVFELFHRYQYLFDEYIHQAHQEGTASSRLVFYRDFLARYQQTLGPEQPIAPAHLFALFFQIRRAFFHIFRFFVGGSAAAMRLRSSVWQSIFTHSLDRYQRVLYPRMSEIPTLITGPSGTGKELVARAIGLSQYLPFEPETLRFAEDFVQVFQPINLSALSPTLIESELFGHRKGAFTGALQDRTGYFEACGPYGSVFLDEIGETDHSIQVKLLRVLQTRQFQRLGDTGLRRFQGKVIAATNRNLQEEIANGTFREDFYYRLRADVITTPSLQEILAGQPAELEYLVRFVATRVTGEADAEDLTADVLAWARQHPNYPWPGNFRELEQAVRNILLRREYRPDPRPRKSTGGDWREALGEIDWTTDRLLSEYITRSYARYGNYEETARRLGLDRRTVKKYLDESLLPEK, encoded by the coding sequence ATGCCTGCTGCGCTGTTATCGTCGGAAGATCGTGCGTTTGCCGAAGCCATCTCGCAACTGACCTATTGCGATCCTTTCGCCCCGCAGCGGGTGGAGCTGGAGCGTCAGGCGCTGGGGGCCGAATACACACCGCCTCCGCGAGCCTGGAACCTCGACCCGATGGCCCCGCGCGAAGAGGCCAACCTCCAGCGCATGCTCGAGCGCGTCCGCGAAATCGAAAAGCAAGCCGGGCCTGGCTATCGCGACGGGAAAGGCGGCAAGCGCGACCGCCACTGCTTTGAAGACATGGTTGTCTTCGAGCTGTTCCACCGCTACCAATACCTCTTCGACGAGTATATCCACCAGGCGCACCAAGAGGGTACGGCCAGCTCGCGCCTCGTCTTTTACCGCGACTTTTTGGCGCGTTATCAGCAGACCCTCGGCCCGGAGCAGCCTATCGCCCCGGCGCATCTCTTCGCGCTGTTTTTCCAGATCCGGCGAGCCTTTTTCCACATCTTCCGGTTTTTTGTCGGCGGCAGTGCGGCAGCGATGCGGTTGCGCTCCTCCGTCTGGCAGTCGATCTTCACCCACAGCCTCGACCGTTACCAGCGGGTGCTCTACCCTCGGATGTCGGAGATCCCGACGCTCATTACCGGCCCCTCCGGCACGGGTAAAGAGCTGGTCGCGCGCGCCATCGGCCTCTCGCAATACCTCCCGTTCGAGCCCGAAACGCTGCGCTTTGCCGAAGACTTCGTGCAGGTCTTCCAGCCGATCAACCTCAGCGCGCTCTCGCCCACGCTGATCGAGTCGGAGCTGTTCGGGCACCGCAAAGGCGCCTTTACTGGTGCGTTGCAAGACCGCACCGGCTACTTCGAGGCCTGCGGCCCCTACGGCTCCGTCTTCCTCGACGAGATTGGCGAGACCGATCACAGCATCCAGGTCAAGCTCCTGCGCGTGCTGCAGACCCGACAGTTTCAGCGTCTGGGCGACACGGGCCTGCGGCGCTTCCAAGGCAAAGTCATCGCCGCCACCAACCGCAACCTGCAGGAGGAGATCGCCAACGGCACCTTCCGCGAAGACTTTTACTACCGCCTCCGGGCCGACGTGATCACCACGCCCTCGTTGCAGGAGATCCTCGCCGGCCAGCCGGCCGAGCTCGAATACCTCGTCCGCTTCGTCGCCACCCGCGTCACGGGCGAGGCCGACGCGGAAGACCTCACTGCCGACGTGCTCGCGTGGGCACGCCAACACCCAAATTACCCCTGGCCGGGCAATTTCCGCGAGCTGGAGCAGGCCGTGCGCAACATCCTGCTACGCCGCGAATATCGGCCCGACCCACGCCCCCGCAAGTCCACCGGCGGCGACTGGCGCGAAGCCCTCGGCGAGATCGACTGGACCACCGACCGCCTCCTGAGCGAATACATCACCCGCTCGTACGCCCGCTACGGCAACTACGAAGAAACGGCCCGCCGCCTCGGCCTCGACCGCCGCACCGTCAAAAAATACCTCGACGAGTCCCTTCTGCCGGAGAAGTAG
- a CDS encoding DUF3016 domain-containing protein, protein MKSIITPLLGLLAFTPLAQAQLTVNYLEPDEYRDIAYPTDRDDQKALDAVARELNEKLGTLYEKRFSGENKPKLELTFKEIDLAGEYEWWRVNLSDTRIVKDIYPPRLVIDYKLTDDNGNVLKEGTKKLTDLSFQMTASPRANTEQLYYEKRLLEDFFRYELSKDSVAQN, encoded by the coding sequence ATGAAATCCATCATCACTCCCCTTCTCGGCCTGCTCGCTTTTACCCCCCTGGCGCAGGCCCAACTGACCGTCAATTACCTCGAACCCGACGAATACCGGGACATCGCTTATCCGACCGACCGCGACGATCAGAAGGCCCTCGACGCGGTCGCCCGTGAGCTCAATGAAAAGCTCGGCACTCTGTACGAGAAACGCTTCTCTGGCGAAAACAAGCCGAAGCTCGAGCTGACCTTCAAGGAGATCGACCTCGCGGGTGAATACGAATGGTGGCGCGTGAACCTGAGCGATACCCGTATCGTGAAGGACATCTACCCGCCCCGCCTCGTCATCGATTACAAGCTGACTGACGACAACGGCAACGTGCTCAAGGAAGGCACCAAGAAGCTGACCGACCTCAGCTTCCAGATGACCGCCTCCCCCCGCGCCAACACCGAGCAGCTCTACTACGAAAAGCGCCTCCTCGAGGACTTCTTCCGCTACGAGCTGAGCAAGGACTCCGTCGCCCAGAACTAA
- a CDS encoding TlpA disulfide reductase family protein, producing the protein MALLQKLKRHWFEVVLVVAFGGYLYAARSSGSCPATLVGSWLGGGEKVVGQPAPAWQMPTLDQQLLASGQLEGEVVVLNFWATWCPPCRAELPDFVALQTEWAGKGVQFVGANVEEPSQVEKVQRMADQYELNFPVTFADPAILEAFGGVQYLPTTVVIDAQGRIVKRFEGRVSTDNLRRAVESAQASL; encoded by the coding sequence ATGGCACTGTTGCAAAAACTGAAACGGCACTGGTTTGAAGTCGTCCTCGTGGTGGCGTTTGGCGGCTATCTTTACGCCGCGCGCTCGTCCGGCAGCTGCCCGGCTACCCTCGTCGGCAGCTGGCTCGGCGGGGGTGAAAAGGTGGTCGGCCAGCCGGCGCCGGCTTGGCAAATGCCCACCCTCGACCAACAGCTGTTGGCCAGCGGCCAACTGGAGGGCGAGGTGGTGGTGCTCAACTTCTGGGCCACCTGGTGCCCGCCCTGTCGCGCGGAGTTGCCCGACTTTGTTGCATTGCAAACCGAATGGGCGGGCAAAGGCGTGCAATTTGTGGGGGCCAACGTAGAAGAACCCAGCCAAGTGGAAAAAGTCCAACGTATGGCCGATCAGTATGAGCTGAACTTCCCCGTAACGTTTGCCGATCCTGCTATCCTCGAAGCGTTTGGCGGGGTGCAGTATCTCCCCACCACCGTGGTGATCGATGCTCAGGGCCGTATTGTAAAGCGTTTCGAGGGCCGCGTGAGCACCGATAATCTGCGGCGCGCAGTGGAATCGGCACAGGCATCGCTGTAA
- the acs gene encoding acetate--CoA ligase, whose translation MSVENIESVMQETRKFAPSSEFASQARMGRWEDYEAQYRRSIEDPEGFWGDVAQELHWFKKWDRVLDESDKPFFKWFTGGKLNACYNCVDRHVLDGKADREAIIFEGEPGDLRTLTYGDLHREVQRFANVLKRLGIQKGDTVAIYLPMVPELAIAVLACARIGAVHSVIFAGFSAESIKDRVLDGQSKLVITGDGSWRRGNPLKLKEIVDQGVKDCACVKNVLTVARNPEGERFECQMKDGRDHWYHDLVDQVSDECPCEELDSEDLLFLLYTSGSTGKPKGIMHTVGGYSVYTYLTTRYVFDLREEDVYWCTADVGWITGHSYLVYGPLQNCARVVMYEGAPNHPEPDRFWQMVERHKVTVFYTAPTAIRAFMKWGDEWVAKHDLSSLRLLGTVGEPINPEAWIWYHEKIGGGRCPIVDTWWQTETGGILLSPLPGVTPTKPGSATKPFFGVDAAILDAEGNEQQAGLLAIRKPWPSILRGIWGDPERFKATYWNHWNGQYYFPGDGARLDDDGYFWIVGRVDDVVNVSGHRIGTAELESVFVEHPNVAESAVIGVPHDIKGQGLVAFVLLRGTDAEGSDALRKELNKMVEEKIGKFARPEKIIFSADLPKTRSGKIMRRLLRDIATGRALGNVTTLADPSVVEKLKSQYAG comes from the coding sequence ATGAGTGTCGAAAACATTGAATCCGTGATGCAGGAAACCCGCAAGTTCGCTCCCTCCAGCGAGTTTGCCTCCCAGGCCCGTATGGGCCGCTGGGAAGATTACGAGGCGCAATACCGCCGCAGTATCGAAGACCCGGAGGGCTTCTGGGGAGACGTCGCCCAGGAGCTGCACTGGTTCAAGAAGTGGGACCGCGTGCTCGACGAGAGCGACAAGCCTTTCTTCAAGTGGTTCACCGGCGGCAAGCTCAACGCCTGCTACAACTGTGTCGACCGTCACGTGCTCGACGGCAAGGCGGACCGCGAGGCGATCATCTTTGAAGGCGAGCCGGGCGACCTCCGCACCCTCACCTACGGCGACCTGCACCGCGAAGTCCAGCGCTTTGCCAACGTGCTCAAGCGCCTCGGTATCCAGAAGGGCGACACCGTGGCGATCTACCTGCCGATGGTGCCCGAGCTGGCCATTGCTGTGCTCGCCTGCGCCCGCATCGGGGCTGTCCACAGTGTCATTTTTGCCGGTTTCAGCGCCGAATCGATCAAGGACCGCGTGCTCGACGGCCAAAGCAAGCTCGTGATCACGGGCGACGGCTCATGGCGCCGCGGCAACCCCCTCAAGCTCAAGGAAATCGTCGACCAGGGCGTCAAGGACTGCGCGTGCGTCAAGAACGTGCTGACCGTGGCCCGTAACCCCGAGGGCGAACGCTTTGAGTGCCAGATGAAGGACGGTCGCGACCACTGGTACCACGACCTCGTCGACCAGGTGAGCGACGAATGCCCCTGCGAAGAGCTGGACAGCGAAGACCTGCTCTTCCTCCTCTACACCAGCGGCTCGACCGGCAAGCCCAAGGGCATCATGCACACGGTCGGCGGCTACAGCGTCTACACCTACCTCACCACACGCTACGTCTTCGACCTGCGCGAAGAAGACGTCTACTGGTGCACGGCCGACGTGGGCTGGATCACCGGCCACAGCTATCTAGTCTACGGGCCGCTGCAAAACTGCGCCCGCGTGGTCATGTATGAAGGTGCGCCCAACCATCCCGAGCCCGACCGTTTCTGGCAAATGGTCGAGCGCCACAAGGTCACCGTCTTTTACACCGCCCCTACGGCCATCCGCGCCTTCATGAAGTGGGGCGACGAATGGGTTGCAAAACACGACCTCTCCAGCCTGCGCCTGCTCGGCACTGTGGGCGAGCCGATCAACCCCGAAGCGTGGATCTGGTATCACGAGAAGATCGGCGGCGGTCGTTGCCCCATCGTCGACACCTGGTGGCAGACGGAGACGGGCGGCATCCTGCTCTCGCCGCTCCCCGGCGTCACCCCGACCAAGCCCGGCAGCGCCACCAAGCCCTTCTTTGGGGTAGATGCCGCCATCCTCGACGCCGAGGGCAACGAGCAACAGGCGGGGCTGCTCGCCATCCGCAAGCCCTGGCCCAGTATCCTGCGCGGCATCTGGGGCGATCCCGAGCGCTTCAAGGCCACCTACTGGAACCACTGGAATGGCCAATACTACTTCCCCGGCGACGGCGCGCGCCTCGACGACGACGGCTATTTCTGGATCGTGGGCCGCGTCGACGACGTGGTGAACGTCTCCGGCCACCGCATCGGCACGGCCGAGCTGGAAAGCGTGTTCGTCGAGCACCCCAACGTGGCCGAGAGCGCCGTCATCGGCGTGCCGCACGACATCAAGGGCCAGGGCCTCGTCGCCTTCGTCCTGTTGCGCGGCACCGACGCCGAAGGCAGCGACGCCCTGCGCAAGGAGCTCAACAAGATGGTGGAGGAGAAGATCGGCAAGTTCGCCCGCCCGGAGAAGATCATCTTCAGCGCCGACCTGCCCAAGACCCGCAGCGGCAAGATCATGCGCCGCCTCCTGCGCGACATCGCCACCGGCCGCGCCCTCGGCAACGTCACCACCCTCGCCGACCCCAGCGTCGTCGAAAAGCTCAAGAGCCAATACGCCGGCTAA
- a CDS encoding phosphodiester glycosidase family protein → MSRRHWSLPGILARGFVGLALLGVWALMGVASAVFWYYERPQPPAVSRVVEPGITYTRHVIEGPLPQVIHVATIDLHHPGISWSITRPLTTEQGRPPLLAQTVEEYAKASGAAVALNGDYFTPWHFHSPFDYYPRSGDPVDVNGFAIWGGQLYASTVEERPILVQMHTGETVISSEIPAGSLLAISGYPWLVIDDQPLQEADAPTYWLDRNPRSALGLSEDGRFLYLVANDGRQPGYSAGLTLPELAAFLHELGAYRAFNLDGGGSTALVMGGWFGPHAVNSPVHSYIPGWQRPVANHLGVFVE, encoded by the coding sequence GTGAGCCGCCGCCACTGGTCACTGCCCGGAATCCTCGCCCGAGGGTTCGTCGGCCTCGCCCTGCTGGGCGTCTGGGCCCTGATGGGGGTGGCGAGTGCGGTCTTCTGGTATTACGAGCGGCCCCAGCCACCGGCCGTCTCACGCGTCGTCGAGCCCGGCATCACCTACACACGGCACGTGATCGAAGGACCGCTGCCACAGGTGATCCACGTGGCCACCATCGACCTCCACCACCCCGGCATCTCGTGGTCGATCACCCGTCCGCTGACCACCGAGCAAGGCCGCCCTCCCCTGCTGGCCCAGACGGTCGAGGAATACGCCAAGGCCAGCGGCGCAGCGGTGGCCCTCAACGGCGATTACTTTACGCCCTGGCACTTCCACAGCCCGTTCGACTATTACCCGCGCAGCGGCGATCCGGTCGACGTCAACGGCTTTGCCATCTGGGGTGGCCAGCTCTACGCCAGCACGGTCGAAGAGCGCCCCATCCTCGTGCAGATGCACACCGGCGAAACGGTCATCAGCAGCGAGATCCCCGCCGGCTCACTGCTCGCCATCTCCGGCTACCCTTGGCTGGTGATCGACGACCAGCCGCTGCAGGAGGCCGACGCCCCCACTTATTGGCTGGATCGCAACCCGCGCTCGGCCCTCGGCCTTTCCGAAGACGGCCGCTTCCTTTACCTCGTCGCCAACGACGGGCGCCAACCCGGCTACTCCGCCGGCCTGACCCTGCCCGAGCTGGCGGCCTTCCTGCACGAGCTGGGCGCCTACCGCGCCTTCAACCTCGACGGCGGCGGCTCCACCGCACTCGTCATGGGCGGCTGGTTCGGCCCCCACGCGGTCAACTCCCCCGTCCACAGCTACATCCCCGGCTGGCAGAGACCAGTGGCGAACCATCTGGGCGTGTTTGTGGAGTAG
- the lspA gene encoding signal peptidase II: MTRLLRYRWFWGVAGVILLLDQLTKIFIARFSGLPLHDPQGGWEIIPGFFRIVYSVNYGAAWGMMAGMGWLLILLAAVALIAIYAFRHALEMRQRGMQIIFGLIVGGILGNTIDRVAHGYVIDFLDFDLQFYQWPTFNVADCGIVVGICLYLLWSFRPQPRVEP; encoded by the coding sequence ATGACGCGGCTGTTGCGCTACCGATGGTTCTGGGGAGTGGCAGGGGTAATCCTGCTGCTCGATCAACTGACCAAGATTTTCATCGCACGGTTCTCCGGGCTGCCGCTGCATGATCCGCAGGGAGGCTGGGAGATCATCCCCGGCTTCTTCCGCATCGTCTACAGCGTCAACTACGGCGCCGCATGGGGCATGATGGCCGGCATGGGCTGGCTGCTCATCCTGTTGGCCGCCGTGGCGCTGATCGCGATCTACGCCTTCCGCCATGCGCTGGAAATGCGGCAGCGCGGCATGCAAATCATCTTCGGGCTCATCGTAGGCGGCATCCTCGGCAATACCATCGACCGTGTGGCGCACGGCTACGTGATCGACTTCCTCGACTTCGACCTGCAGTTCTACCAATGGCCCACCTTCAATGTGGCCGACTGCGGGATTGTGGTGGGCATCTGCCTTTATCTCTTGTGGTCTTTCCGCCCTCAGCCCAGGGTTGAGCCGTGA
- a CDS encoding TraR/DksA C4-type zinc finger protein, producing MPAKKAAKKISKTTSNKQTSPADEEQIASQVAGKSDVDEATAAASDETSSDVKAAAGAVARRKGRNTPAIFKVPARKSAPVMFTLEDVREVLSKRKTAKSDPTAAPDVAPDAVKGAPAASQPAAAKPVDDTPAQATKRNAASLADILGFSLGGSTGGSTVVTPKGERKVPEKWKKYHKLLVELRDSVRNELSEHSNDTLKRSQKEDTGDLATSADSGSDNFDREFALSLLSTEQEALKEIEAAIERIYNGSYGVCEITGHKIADERLEAVPFTRFSLEGQRQYESTSRRRVQRAGAFLNEGSADNVSFGDDDSDS from the coding sequence ATGCCTGCCAAGAAAGCCGCCAAGAAGATCAGCAAGACGACTTCCAACAAGCAAACGTCCCCCGCCGACGAGGAACAAATCGCCTCGCAGGTGGCCGGAAAAAGCGATGTTGACGAAGCGACTGCCGCGGCGAGCGACGAGACTTCCAGCGATGTCAAGGCCGCAGCCGGAGCCGTCGCGCGACGCAAAGGTCGCAACACGCCCGCCATCTTCAAGGTGCCCGCCCGCAAGTCCGCCCCGGTAATGTTTACGCTGGAGGACGTGCGCGAGGTGCTGAGCAAGCGCAAGACGGCCAAGAGCGACCCGACCGCCGCGCCCGATGTAGCCCCCGATGCCGTCAAGGGCGCACCCGCCGCGAGCCAGCCCGCCGCCGCCAAGCCGGTCGACGACACGCCCGCGCAGGCCACCAAGCGCAACGCCGCCTCCCTGGCCGATATCCTCGGCTTCAGCCTCGGCGGCAGCACCGGCGGCTCGACCGTCGTGACCCCGAAGGGGGAGCGCAAGGTGCCCGAAAAGTGGAAGAAATACCACAAGCTGCTCGTCGAGCTGCGCGACAGCGTGCGCAACGAGCTGAGCGAGCACTCCAACGACACCCTCAAGCGCAGCCAGAAGGAAGACACGGGCGACCTCGCCACCAGCGCCGACTCCGGCTCCGACAACTTTGACCGCGAATTCGCCCTCAGCCTCCTCTCGACCGAGCAGGAAGCGCTGAAGGAGATCGAGGCCGCCATCGAGCGCATCTACAACGGCAGCTATGGGGTGTGCGAGATCACCGGCCACAAGATTGCCGACGAGCGCCTCGAAGCCGTACCCTTCACCCGCTTCTCCCTCGAAGGCCAGCGCCAATACGAGTCCACCTCCCGCCGCCGGGTGCAGCGCGCCGGGGCCTTCCTCAACGAAGGCTCTGCCGACAATGTGTCGTTTGGCGACGACGACAGCGATAGCTAA
- the ileS gene encoding isoleucine--tRNA ligase, whose protein sequence is MADFKDTLNLPQTSFPMRASLAQREPERLSRWEQDKLYERVIAEHASDTPFVLHDGPPYANGNIHMGHTLNKVLKDLILRFQSMAGHRCDYVPGWDCHGLPIEQQVLKQVGDKIHDMEPLELRKLCHNFAMKWVDTQRDQFKRLGILGQWEDPYLTTNPQYEVGILQVLEALVQKSLIYKGFKTVSWDPVFRTALAEAEIEYEEHESPSIYVAMPLKNASAYPSLAAAGVTEASFVIWTTTPWTMPANLGISLHPEFDYIALQAGEQTYLIAEGLREAFEKACKLEDTTVRAKFKATEFDRALAQHPIFDDKDSLVMLGEHVTLEQGTGCVHTAPGHGADDFIIGRAYGLPVFCPVDAKGCYTNEYPAMEGTFVFDANPKVVDLLREKGLLVGYRKIKHDYPYSWRSKQPIIFRATEQWFVDLSSQIRDRALKAIDEEVEWIPAWGRDRIRGMVERRPEWCISRQRHWGVPIPALRQKSTNSSVLDAAVVAKFIALVADKGTDAWYSEPLESFLPEGWDANDFEKEFDILDVWFDSGASHTAVLKPRDNQSYPADLYLEGSDQHRGWFQSSLLLGVGAHDSAPFKAVLTHGFVLDGKGVAMSKSMGNVISPLDLIEKYGADILRLWVASTDYRNDVALSEEIVKITADTYRTIRNSLRFQLGNLYDFDVAKDAVALDDLLPLDRWALHELATLVEDVTKAFASYEFHRGYQYINRYFVVTLSSRYHDFLKDRLYTMRADGLERRSAQTVIYHHFVTLTKLLAPVLVFTCDEAWSQGTEEIGLPKGSVHLQGYPQAQPEWKNPQLAEDFERLLTIRDQVNERLEALRTAKVIGKSTDAAVELKGPAQDADLSVLQRYESSLPELFVVSRVLLGTDEAAEALQIEAREAEGERCPRCWRRVDELIHTEAGDVCPRCAEAIVG, encoded by the coding sequence ATGGCCGACTTTAAGGACACTCTCAACCTCCCGCAAACTTCATTCCCGATGCGCGCTTCGCTGGCCCAGCGCGAGCCGGAACGCCTCTCCCGCTGGGAGCAGGACAAGCTGTATGAGCGGGTGATTGCGGAGCACGCCAGCGACACGCCTTTCGTCCTGCACGACGGCCCGCCCTATGCCAACGGCAACATCCACATGGGCCACACGCTCAACAAGGTGTTGAAGGACTTGATCCTGCGCTTCCAGAGCATGGCCGGCCACCGCTGCGATTACGTGCCCGGTTGGGACTGCCACGGCCTGCCGATCGAGCAGCAGGTGCTCAAGCAGGTGGGCGACAAGATCCACGACATGGAGCCGCTGGAGCTGCGCAAGCTGTGCCACAATTTTGCCATGAAGTGGGTCGACACCCAGCGCGACCAGTTCAAGCGCCTGGGCATCCTCGGCCAATGGGAAGACCCTTACCTCACGACCAACCCGCAGTACGAGGTGGGCATCCTGCAGGTGCTCGAAGCCCTCGTGCAAAAGAGCCTGATCTACAAGGGCTTCAAGACCGTCTCGTGGGATCCCGTTTTCCGCACCGCCCTCGCCGAAGCCGAGATCGAATACGAGGAGCACGAATCGCCCTCGATCTACGTGGCGATGCCGCTGAAGAACGCCAGCGCATACCCGAGCCTCGCAGCCGCCGGCGTGACCGAAGCCAGCTTTGTCATCTGGACGACCACACCGTGGACGATGCCGGCCAACCTCGGCATCTCGCTGCATCCGGAGTTTGACTACATCGCGCTGCAGGCGGGCGAACAGACCTACCTGATCGCCGAAGGGCTGCGCGAAGCCTTTGAAAAGGCCTGCAAGCTGGAAGACACCACCGTGCGCGCCAAATTCAAGGCCACGGAGTTTGACCGTGCGCTCGCCCAGCACCCGATTTTTGACGACAAGGACAGCCTGGTGATGCTTGGCGAGCACGTGACGCTCGAACAGGGCACGGGCTGCGTCCATACCGCCCCCGGCCACGGTGCCGACGACTTTATCATCGGCCGCGCCTACGGGCTGCCGGTCTTCTGCCCCGTCGATGCCAAGGGTTGCTACACCAACGAGTACCCGGCGATGGAGGGCACCTTCGTCTTCGACGCCAACCCGAAGGTGGTCGACTTGCTGCGCGAAAAGGGCCTGCTCGTAGGCTATCGCAAGATCAAGCACGACTACCCCTACTCCTGGCGCTCCAAGCAGCCGATCATTTTCCGCGCGACCGAGCAGTGGTTTGTCGACCTCAGCTCGCAGATCCGCGACCGCGCCCTGAAGGCCATCGACGAGGAAGTGGAGTGGATCCCCGCGTGGGGCCGCGACCGCATCCGCGGCATGGTGGAGCGCCGCCCGGAATGGTGCATCAGCCGTCAGCGCCACTGGGGCGTGCCGATCCCGGCCCTGCGGCAGAAGTCGACCAACTCCAGCGTGCTCGACGCCGCCGTGGTCGCCAAGTTTATCGCGCTGGTGGCCGACAAGGGCACCGACGCCTGGTACAGCGAGCCGCTCGAAAGCTTCCTGCCCGAGGGCTGGGACGCCAACGACTTCGAAAAGGAGTTCGACATTCTCGACGTGTGGTTCGACTCCGGTGCCAGCCATACCGCCGTGCTCAAGCCGCGCGACAACCAGAGCTACCCGGCCGACCTCTACCTCGAAGGCAGCGACCAGCATCGTGGCTGGTTCCAAAGCTCGCTGCTGCTGGGCGTGGGCGCGCACGATTCCGCCCCGTTCAAGGCAGTGCTCACGCACGGCTTCGTGCTCGACGGTAAGGGCGTCGCCATGTCCAAGAGCATGGGCAACGTGATCAGCCCGCTCGACCTGATCGAGAAATATGGGGCCGACATCCTGCGCCTCTGGGTGGCCAGCACCGACTACCGCAACGACGTCGCCCTCTCCGAGGAAATCGTCAAGATCACGGCCGACACCTACCGCACGATCCGCAACAGCCTGCGCTTCCAGCTGGGCAACCTCTACGATTTCGACGTTGCCAAAGACGCGGTCGCCCTCGACGACCTGCTGCCGCTCGACCGCTGGGCGCTGCATGAGCTGGCTACGCTGGTCGAAGACGTGACGAAGGCCTTCGCCTCCTACGAATTCCACCGCGGCTACCAGTACATCAACCGCTACTTCGTCGTCACGCTCAGCTCGCGCTACCACGACTTCCTGAAGGACCGCCTCTACACGATGCGGGCCGACGGCCTGGAGCGCCGCTCCGCGCAGACGGTGATCTATCACCACTTTGTGACGCTGACCAAGCTGCTCGCACCGGTGCTCGTCTTTACCTGCGACGAAGCCTGGAGCCAGGGCACCGAGGAAATCGGCCTGCCGAAGGGCTCCGTGCACCTGCAAGGCTACCCTCAAGCCCAGCCGGAGTGGAAAAATCCGCAACTGGCCGAGGATTTCGAGCGTTTACTCACCATCCGCGACCAAGTCAACGAACGCCTCGAAGCGCTCCGCACCGCCAAGGTGATCGGTAAGTCCACCGATGCCGCCGTCGAGCTGAAGGGCCCCGCCCAGGATGCCGACCTGAGCGTGCTGCAGCGCTACGAGAGCAGCCTGCCCGAGCTTTTCGTCGTCTCCCGCGTGCTCCTGGGCACCGACGAAGCCGCCGAAGCCCTGCAGATCGAAGCCCGCGAAGCCGAGGGCGAGCGCTGCCCGCGCTGCTGGCGTCGCGTTGACGAGCTTATCCACACCGAGGCGGGGGATGTCTGCCCGCGTTGCGCCGAAGCAATTGTGGGTTAA
- the thiM gene encoding hydroxyethylthiazole kinase — MPQPTPTTAELIDVLQRLRAHPPLVHCLTNGVVKNFTANALLALGAAPAMVEHPQEAEAFAAMADALLVNVGTLGEAEEAPIRRAVPSAVTAKKPWVLDPVAVGPLAVRTALARDLVAQRPAIIRGNASEIIALAGMQGKGRGVDSGDPAEAALDAAKALTAQSGGVVLVTGPVDYATDGQTVCACHNGHPLLTRVTGVGCAQGAIVAACTAVAESPLVAALAAAVFVGVAGEVAAERAQRPGSFQIAFLDALDALDADTLNARTRLG; from the coding sequence ATGCCGCAACCCACCCCCACCACCGCCGAGCTGATCGACGTCCTCCAGCGCCTGCGCGCCCACCCGCCGCTCGTGCATTGCCTCACGAACGGGGTCGTCAAAAACTTCACCGCCAACGCCTTGCTGGCCCTCGGCGCCGCTCCGGCGATGGTCGAGCATCCGCAGGAGGCCGAGGCCTTTGCGGCGATGGCCGACGCTCTGCTGGTCAATGTCGGCACGTTGGGAGAGGCCGAAGAGGCGCCCATCCGTCGTGCGGTGCCCAGCGCCGTGACCGCGAAAAAGCCGTGGGTGCTCGATCCCGTGGCCGTCGGCCCGCTGGCCGTGCGGACGGCCCTGGCGCGCGATCTGGTGGCGCAGCGCCCGGCGATCATTCGCGGCAACGCTTCGGAGATCATCGCGCTGGCCGGGATGCAGGGCAAAGGCCGTGGCGTCGACAGTGGCGACCCGGCGGAAGCGGCTCTCGATGCGGCCAAGGCGCTCACCGCCCAGAGCGGTGGCGTCGTGCTGGTGACGGGCCCGGTGGATTACGCGACCGATGGCCAAACCGTCTGTGCCTGTCACAACGGCCACCCCCTCCTGACCCGCGTGACGGGTGTCGGTTGCGCGCAAGGTGCCATCGTGGCCGCTTGCACTGCGGTAGCGGAATCGCCTCTGGTGGCGGCGCTCGCGGCGGCGGTGTTCGTCGGCGTGGCCGGGGAAGTTGCCGCCGAGCGGGCGCAGCGCCCCGGTTCATTCCAGATTGCGTTCCTCGATGCGCTGGATGCCCTCGACGCCGACACCCTCAACGCCCGCACCCGCCTCGGATGA